One window from the genome of Pyrus communis chromosome 16, drPyrComm1.1, whole genome shotgun sequence encodes:
- the LOC137720887 gene encoding PTI1-like tyrosine-protein kinase At3g15890: MPWNCFCCVAEEDQEPAQTSRVHKNRDYPWEIYSLKELLHATNSFHDDNKIGEGGFGSVYWGRTSKGVEIAVKRLKTMSPKAEMEFAVEVEILGRVRHRNLLGLRGFYAGGDERLIVYDFMPNHSLITHLHGKLAADCLLDWPRRLSIAIGSAEGLSYLHHEASPHIIHRDIKASNVLLDTEFEAKVADFGFAKLIPDGVTHLTTRVKGTLGYLAPEYAMWGKVSESCDVYSFGILLLEIISGKKPIEKLPGGVKRDIVQWVTPYVQKGAFNQIVDPRLKGKFDKEQVKSTVLVAMKCTDNSPDNRPTMIEVVDWLKGGIGRRKKEFRKVEDTEDDQDEG, from the exons ATGCCCTGGAACTGCTTTTGTTGCGTTGCCGAAGAAGATCAAGAACCTGCTCAGACCAG TAGGGTTCACAAGAATAGGGATTACCCGTGGGAAATATATTCTCTCAAGGAGCTTCTTCATGCAACAAACAGCTTCCACGATGATAACAAAATTGGAGAAGGAGGGTTTGGAAGTGTTTATTGGGGTCGAACAAGTAAAGGTGTTGAG ATCGCAGTAAAACGATTAAAGACGATGAGTCCAAAAGCAGAGATGGAGTTTGCAGTGGAAGTTGAAATACTTGGAAGGGTGAGACACAGAAATTTGTTAGGCCTGCGGGGATTTTATGCCGGAGGTGATGAAAGGCTCATAGTGTACGATTTTATGCCTAATCATAGCTTGATCACCCATTTACATGGCAAACTTGCAGCAGATTGTCTTCTTGATTGGCCAAGAAGACTGAGCATTGCCATTGGATCAGCTGAAGGTTTATC GTACCTGCACCATGAGGCCAGTCCTCATATAATCCACAGAGACATAAAGGCCAGTAATGTGCTTCTAGATACTGAATTTGAAGCCAAAGTTGCTGATTTCGGATTTGCAAAGCTGATTCCGGACGGTGTAACTCATCTGACCACTAGGGTAAAGGGAACTCTTGGATACCTAGCTCCTGAATATGCCATGTGGGGGAAGGTTTCTGAGAGTTGTGATGTTTATAGCTTTGGGATTTTGCTCTTAGAAATAATTAGCGGAAAAAAGCCGATAGAAAAACTACCAGGCGGAGTGAAACGTGACATTGTTCAATGGGTCACCCCCTATGTCCAAAAGGGTGCATTTAATCAAATTGTTGATCCAAGGTTGAAGGGCAAGTTTGATAAAGAACAAGTGAAATCGACAGTCCTAGTTGCTATGAAATGCACCGACAATAGCCCCGATAATCGTCCCACCATGATAGAAGTGGTGGATTGGCTTAAGGGAGGTAtaggaagaaggaaaaaagagtTCAGAAAAGTGGAGGACACTGAGGATGATCAAGACGAAGGTTAG
- the LOC137720889 gene encoding transcription factor bHLH118-like, giving the protein MDVGMFNNLNTGGQRRKSSLALTSDGAKNQDKSNDDDEKKKVMHREIEKKRRQEMGNLYGSLRSVLPLEFIKGKRSLADHMNEAVNYIKQLQTRIKIFGAKRGELKMGSALSNLSASTLGHGSSGSSSTAASTLVAVHPCLAGVEIVVSTGRSPEQGFLLSRMLKILLGQGLNVISCSTTQVNRRLVYTIQSEVSDPTCIDFSGLQQILTEACHH; this is encoded by the exons ATGGATGTCGGTATGTTCAATAACCTTAATACAGGAGGCCAGCGGAGAAAATCATCATTAGCCCTGACTTCGGATGGTGCGAAAAATCAAGATAAGTCAAATGACGATGATGAGAAAAAGAAGGTGATGCATAGAGAAATCGAAAAGAAGAGAAGGCAAGAAATGGGCAACCTTTATGGATCACTTCGATCTGTACTTCCTCTTGAATTTATCAAG GGAAAACGTTCGTTGGCGGATCATATGAACGAGGCAGTGAATTATATCAAACAGCTGCAAACGAGAATCAAAATATTTGGTGCCAAGAGAGGTGAGCTAAAGATGGGGTCAGCCTTGTCCAATTTGAGTGCTAGTACTCTTGGCCATGGGAGCAGTGGTAGCTCATCAACTGCAGCAAGTACCCTAGTTGCAGTCCACCCTTGCTTAGCCGGCGTTGAGATTGTAGTCAGTACCGGCCGATCTCCAGAGCAAGGTTTTCTCCTATCAAGAATGCTTAAAATACTGCTTGGACAAGGACTTAATGTAATCAGCTGTTCTACTACCCAGGTTAACAGAAGACTTGTCTACACCATCCAATCTGAG GTTAGCGATCCAACATGCATAGacttttctgggttgcagcagATTCTGACTGAAGCCTGTCATCATTGA
- the LOC137720888 gene encoding transcription factor bHLH118-like, translating to MFPNSYHRGQSKDLVFQTSTINFPHREDMMHVQDLMRGHEVFPEGKNPSRNKMMGKGKQQQQQHRMILSPNSNNNGANPSDGKTERKIVRRDNERQRRQHMAALHASLRSLLPYELIKGKRSITEHMNEAVNYINHLKAKIEELNAKKEKINKKLYECDSQDFGLRNESSGHNFLKYSIMVRPTCLGGVEVLVSSSCGEEEGLLLSGVLKVLLAEGLSVVEYASTRVNESLFHTIQCEVVNDLACLDLSELQLKLNNYYNSG from the exons ATGTTTCCCAATTCATATCATCGTGGTCAAAGCAAAGATTTGGTATTCCAGACCTCCACTATCAATTTTCCCCACCGGGAAGATATGATGCATGTACAAGATCTGATGCGGGGTCATGAGGTGTTTCCAGAGGGGAAGAATCCATCCCGTAATAAGATGATGGGGAAAGGCAAgcaacaacaacagcaacatCGTATGATATTATCACCTAATTCCAACAATAATGGAGCAAATCCTAGTGATGGTAAGACTGAAAGGAAGATCGTGCGTAGGGACAACGAACGCCAAAGACGACAACATATGGCAGCTCTTCATGCATCACTTCGATCCCTCCTCCCCTATGAATTGATCAAG GGAAAACGTTCAATCACTGAGCACATGAATGAGGCCGTCAACTATATAAATCACTTGAAGGCGAAGATCGAAGAACTGAATGCCAAGAAGGAAAAGATTAATAAAAAGTTGTATGAATGTGATTCTCAAGATTTTGGTCTCAGAAATGAAAGTTCGGGTCACAATTTTCTCAAGTACTCTATCATGGTTCGCCCAACTTGTTTGGGAGGAGTGGAGGTTTTGGTAAGTAGTAGCTGCGGTGAGGAGGAAGGGTTGCTTCTTTCAGGAGTGCTCAAAGTATTGCTTGCGGAAGGCCTTAGTGTTGTTGAGTATGCTTCCACCAGAGTAAATGAAAGTTTGTTTCACACCATTCAGTGTGAG GTTGTCAACGATTTGGCATGTCTGGATTTGTCTGAGTTGCAACTGAAACTAAATAACTATTACAATTCCGGGTAA
- the LOC137721130 gene encoding uncharacterized protein — protein MGWLNASMGRDEVQACISHGTSWVLFMALVNHSTGSDAFTGVGFKKWKNARECFDKHVGPIGSFHNKAREAASYLMNQKTHIEAVVIKQSEEECMKYRLCLNASIDCTKFWLRQGLPFRGRDESDTSNNRGNYLELLQFLADHDKKIKEVVLENAPGNLKLIAHSIQKDIVNSCAFETIKAIMKEVKESKFFSIMVDESRDISTKEQMAVILRYVDNKGQVIERFVGVQHVTETTSCKLKESIDEFLKLHDLSYSNLRGQGYDGASNMRAKKNSDVAAFFTLTNSLVNVVGCSCKRRDALREKQQENLLKAIENDCLETGQGLNQETSLKRAGDTRWNSHYGALISLITMFSSVVDVLDMIVEDCYNDSAGEAKRLLKDLQSFEFVFLLFLMKSILGVTNDLSQALQKKDQEIVNAMALVKTCKEQLRCMRNDENFDLLVDKVSSFCVEHEIEVPTMDDLYVIQGKSLRKAPRKTNHHHYKVELFFEVIDFQLTELDDRFAEGNTELLICLACLSPNDSFVAFDKEKLVRLAHIYPKDFTDRDRSALQDQLDIYIHFVRSDDDFSQLLGINELAKKMVEKGLHRTFAYVYLLVQLALVLPVATASVERAFSAMNIIKGPLHNKMGDQWLSDSLVVCIEKDVFSCIGNEAIMEHFQTMKPRRGRLN, from the exons ATGGGATGGCTCAATGCCTCAATGGGTAGGGATGAAGTTCAGGCCTGTATTTCACACGGAACATCTTGGGTTCTATTCATGGCGTTGGTGAATCACAGCACTG GAAGCGATGCCTTCACTGGGGTAGGCTTTAAGAAATGGAAGAATGCAAGAGAATGTTTTGACAAACATGTTGGTCCTATTGGTAGTTTCCACAATAAAGCTAGAGAAGCGGCTAGTTATCTAATGAACCAAAAGACACATATTGAAGCAGTTGTGATCAAACAATCAGAAGAAGAGTGTATGAAATATCGTCTTTGCTTGAATGCATCAATAGATTGCACTAAGTTCTGGTTGCGACAAGGCCTTCCTTTTCGTGGCCGTGATGAAAGTGACACTTCGAATAATAGGGGGAATTATTTAGAGCTCTTGCAATTCCTTGCAGATCATGATAAGAAAATAAAGGAAGTTGTGTTGGAAAATGCTCCGGGAAATCTCAAGCTAATAGCTCATTCAATTCAAAAAGATATTGTCAATTCATGTGCCTTCGAAACTATTAAGGCTATTATGAAAGAAGTGAAAGAGAGTAAATTCTTTTCTATAATGGTAGATGAATCACGTGATATTTCAACAAAGGAGCAAATGGCGGTGATTTTGCGTTATGTGGACAACAAAGGTCAAGTAATTGAAAGGTTCGTGGGAGTCCAACATGTTACCGAAACAACTTCATGTAAACTAAAGGAGTCCATTGATGAGTTCTTGAAACTACATGACTTGAGCTACTCCAACCTACGAGGTCAAGGTTATGATGGTGCAAGTAATATGAGAG CAAAGAAAAACTCCGATGTTGCCGCTTTTTTCACATTGACTAATAGTTTGGTAAATGTTGTTGGATGCTCATGTAAGCGTCGTGATGCACTTAGAGAGAAACAACAAGAAAATCTCTTGAAAGCTATTGAAAATGATTGTCTTGAAACGGGGCAAGGGTTAAATCAAGAAACTAGTCTCAAACGTGCTGGGGATACACGGTGGAATTCACATTATGGtgctttgattagtttgattacaATGTTCTCATCTGTGGTGGATGTGCTtgacatgattgttgaagattGCTACAATGATAGTGCTGGTGAAGCAAAAAGGTTATTAAAAGATTTacaatcttttgagtttgtgtTCCTCCTCTTTTTGATGAAATCCATATTAGGAGTTACAAACGATTTGTCACAAGCATtgcaaaaaaaagatcaagAGATTGTGAATGCAATGGCTTTAGTCAAGACATGTAAAGAACAACTACGTTGCATGaggaatgatgaaaattttgatcttttggttgataaagtATCATCTTTTTGTGTTGAACATGAAATTGAGGTGCCTACTATGGATGATTTATATGTCATTCAAGGGAAGTCATTGCGTAAGGCTCCAAGAAAGACCAATCATCATCATTACAAAGTGGAGCTCTTTTTCGAGGTCATTGATTTCCAACTTACAGAATTAGATGATCGCTTCGCTGAAGGTAATACCGAATTGCTTATTTGCTTGGCATGCTTGAGTCCGAATGATTCATTTGTAGCTTTTGATAAAGAGAAGCTTGTTCGCCTTGCTCATATATATCCTAAAGATTTCACGGATCGAGATAGATCGGCACTTCAAGATCAACTTGATATTTACATTCATTTTGTGCGTTCTGATGATGATTTTTCTCAATTGCTGGGAATTAATGAGCTTGCTaagaaaatggtggagaaaGGGTTGCATCGAACatttgcatatgtatatttGCTTGTTCAGTTGGCTTTGGTTTTACCGGTTGCAACTGCTTCAGTGGAGAGGGCATTTTCCgctatgaatatcattaagggTCCACTTCACAacaaaatgggagatcaatggttgagtgacAGCTTAGTTGTTTGCATTGAGAAAgatgttttttcatgtattggtaATGAAGCTATCATGGAACATTTTCAGACCATGAAACCTCGTCGTGGACGCttgaattag